The Sphaeramia orbicularis chromosome 16, fSphaOr1.1, whole genome shotgun sequence genome window below encodes:
- the LOC115435235 gene encoding zinc finger protein 664-like: MLVVDGNSGCVSCTNVHEQSSIQHPILKEAKGGFELKPKLYLEEDQDYLIPANMDGRPTCDQCGKTFTRSSGLKKHLRIHTGERPYDCDQCGKTFTSESNVKVHQRTHTGERPYNCDQCGKTFTRSSGLKKHLRIHTGERPYDCNQCGKTFTSESNLKVHQRTHTGERPYYCDQCGKTFSLASNLKVHQRTHTGERPYNCDQCGKAFTSTSDLKSHQRVHTGERPYECDQCGKTFTKMAALKIHQRIHTGERPYNCDQCGKTFITTHDLKRHQRVHTGERPYDCDQCGKAFTSTSDLKSHQRVHTGERPYECDQCGKTFILANKLRIHQRIHTGEKPYYCDQCGKTFTRMSVLIIHQRVHTGERPYCCDQCGKTFTRISQEAGGDITGKARERKGRNQTHLKAVWWRETQTKERLEGGLIDRRSNNEKERRKRLNVTLSEESGSGLVWTQDS; encoded by the exons TGGATGGAAATTCGGGCTGTGTGAGCTGCACTAACGTCCATGAGCAAAGTTCTATCCAACATCCCATTCTG aaagaagccaaaggtgGTTTTGAACTGAAACCTAAGTTATATCTGGAGGAAGACCAAGAttacctgattccagcaaacatggatggaagacccacctgtgaccagtgtgggaagactttcaccagaagTAGTGGGCTGAAgaaacacctacgcatccacactggagaaagaccatatgactgtgaccagtgtggaaagactttcacctcaGAAAGTAATGTAAAAGTCCACCAACgcacccacactggagaaagaccatataactgtgaccagtgtgggaagactttcaccagaagTAGTGGGCTGAAgaaacacctacgcatccacactggagaaagaccatatgactgtaaccagtgtggaaagactttcacctcaGAAAGTAACTTAAAAGTCCACCAACgcacccacactggagaaagaccatattactgtgaccagtgtggaaagactttcagcTTAGCAAGTAACTTAAAAGTCCACCAACGCACTCACACTGGAGAgagaccatataactgtgaccagtgtgggaaggctttcaccTCTACAAGTGACTTAAAAAGCCACCAACGtgttcacactggagaaagaccatacgaatgtgatcagtgtgggaagactttcaccaaaaTGGCTGCActtaaaatccaccaacgcatccacactggagaaagaccatataactgtgaccagtgtggaaagactttcatcACAACACATGACTTAAAAAGGCACCAACGTGTCCACACTGGTGagagaccatatgactgtgaccagtgtggaaaggctttcacctCTACAAGTGACTTAAAAAGCCACCAACGcgttcacactggagaaagaccatacgagtgtgatcagtgtgggaagactttcatttTGGCAAACAAGTTAagaatccaccaacgcatccacactggagagaaaccataTTACTgcgaccagtgtgggaagactttcacccgtATGAGTGTGCTTATAATCCACCAACGCGTCCACACCGGAGAAAGACCATAttgctgtgaccagtgtggaaagactttcacgcGTATAAGT CAGGAAGCAGGAGGTGACATCACTGGTAAAGCGAGGGAAAGGAAGGGTAGAAATCAGACCCACCTGAAAGCTGTGTGgtggagggaaactcaaacaaaggagAGACTGGAAGGAGGTTTGATCGACAGGAGAAGTAACAACgaaaaggaaaggaggaaaagaCTTAACGTGACTTTAAGTGAGGAATCTGGAAGTGGACTGGTGTGGACCCAGGACTCTTGA